The DNA sequence GCACGGCGCCACCCAGCTGCCGGTCCAGGGCAACTTCGACGACTGCCTGCGGCTGGCCCGCGAGCTGGCCGCCAAGTACCCGGTGGCGCTGGTGAACTCGGTCAACCCGGTCCGGCTGCACGGCCAGAAGACCGCCGCGTTCGAGGTCGTCGACGTGCTCGGCGACGCCCCCGACATCCACGCGCTGCCGGTCGGCAACGCCGGGAACATCTCCGCGTACTGGCTCGGGTATCAGGAGTACGCCAAGGAGGGTCAGGCCTCGCACACGCCCCGCATGTTCGGCTTCCAGGCCGCCGGCGCGGCCCCGCTGGTGCACGGCGCCCCGGTCGAGCACCCGGACACCATCGCCACCGCCATCCGCATCGGCAACCCGGCGTCCTGGGATCTGGCGGTCGCCGCGCGCGAGGACTCCGACGGCGTCATCGAGGCGGTGACCGACGAGGAGATCCTGGCCGCGCACCGGGTGCTGTCGGCCGAGGAGGGCGTGTTCGTCGAGCCGGCCTCGGCCGCGGGCGTGGCCGGGATCCTCAAGCTGGCTCAAGCCGGACGGCTGGAGTCCGGCAAGCGGATCGTGGTGACGGTCACCGGGCACGGCCTGAAGGACCCGGAGTGGGCGGTCAAGGCCGCGCCCCCGCTTCCCGAGGCGGTGCCGGCCGACGTCACCGCGGTGGCCGAGGCTCTCAGCCTCAGCTAAGGAACGTTCTGATAAAGCTGAGGGCTTCCTGTCCGGAGCACGAACGGAGCACAATGCCGAGCCCTGTCTTCCGAGCCGCCCCGGTGCGCGTCCGCGTACCGGCCACCAGCGCGAACCTCGGACCCGGCTTCGACTCCCTGGGCCTGGCGCTCGGGCTGTACGACGAGGTGATGGTCCGGATAGCGGACTCCGGACTGAAGGTGGACGTCGCCGGCGAGGGGGCCGACACGGTCGCCCGCGACGAGGGGCACCTCGTGGTCCGCGCCATGCGCGCGGCCTTCGACCGGCTCGGGGCCCGGCCGCCGGGCCTGGAGCTGGTGTGCGCCAACCGGATCCCGCACGCCCGGGGCCTGGGCTCCTCGGCGGCGGCGATCTGCGCCGGCATCGTGGCCGCGCGGGCGCTGACCGTCGGGGCGACGCTGTCCGACGACGCCGTGCTGCAGCTGGCCACGGAGATGGAGGGGCACCCCGACAACGTGGCGGCCTGTCTGCGCGGCGGGTTCACCATCGCCTGGTTGGACCAAGCGGGTGAAATCTCCGATGCCGCCGCGGCCAGCGCGCGGGTGCTGTCGATCGTCCCGGACCCGGCCGTGCGGGCGGTGGCGTTCGTGCCCGCCGACGGCCTGTCCACCGAGGTCGCGCGGGGTCTGCTGCCCAAGCTGGTGCCGCACGAGGCGGCCGCGCGCAACGCCGGACGCGCCGCGCTGCTGTCCGCCGCGCTCATCGGCGGCCGCACCGACCTGCTGCTGGCCGCCACGCAGGACCGCCTGCACCAGGACTACCGGGCGCCGGCCATGCCGGCCTCGGCGGCGCTGATCGCCGAGCTGCGCGCGGCCGGGCACGCCGCGGTGGTCTCCGGCGCCGGCCCGACCGTTCTGGTTCTGACGACCGAAGACCAGGTCCAGGCGGTGATCGAGGCCGGCGGCAAGGCCGCGCCGGCCGGCTGGCAGGCCCTCGGCCTCGCCGTCGACAGCGCCGGTGCGGTATCCTTGAGCTCGACCGAAGGCGCGGGGCGGGGACTGGATTCCGACCGATCGGACGGATCGGAGAGGGGTTCAAACCCACGCCACGGGGGACTGTGATTGATGAGAGCAGCGCCCGCGTATGGTTTTCCTTGGGACGGCGCGTCAAGCTCGGCGTCCCGTTGACCACCACGAGGTGTTACTCTCCTGTCGAGCACCTACGTCTCCACTGGTGAGCGACAGCGCGACTCCCCTCCCTTGGCGGGCACGACCGTCGGCGGCGGCGATTCGCGCGAGTGCGGTCTAGGTATCCCGTGTGAAAAGCATCCGCGACCGGCCTGTGCCGAACTTGTCCAGCACAGCGCCGCGTCCGCGCGGGTACCTGCATCGCGACCTCGGTTCCAATTCAAAACTGCTCAACACAACCAGCACCTGTCCCCGGCCCGGAAGCGGAAGTACTCCGCCGGAGCCGGCGACCAGGAAGGATCGCTTCGTGAGCGACACCACGACTGAATCCCCCGCCACCGCCCCCGCCGGGCGTGCCGGCAAGGGGCTGTCCTCGATGCTGCTCCCCGAGCTCCAGGCCTACGCCGTGAGCCTGGGGATCACCGGTACCGCGCGGATGCGCAAGGGCCAGCTCGTCGAGGCAATTCAGGAGAAGAACAGCGGTGGGGCGGCCAAGGCCGAGCCCGCCGCCGCGGCGCCCGCGCGGACCACCGCCCGCCGCACCCGCAGCAACACCGCCGCCGCGGCCGAGAAGGCCGCCGCGGAGCAGAGCCAGACCTCTGAGGTCCGGGCCGACATCCCGGAGCAGCCGCAGCGCGAGCGGGCCGAGAAGGCCCCGGCCGAGGCCGCGGCGCGCACCGAGCGCACCGAGCGCACCGAGCGCACTGAGCGGGCCGAGCGCGGCGACCGTACCGAGCGCGCGAGCAAGGCGGCCGAGAGCGCCGTGGCCGTCGCCGAGGGCCAGGCCACGCCGGCCGCGGCCACCGCGACCGCCACCGCCGAGGCGCCCAGCGGCCAGGCCAACCCCGGTGGCCAGGGCGAGGGCGACCAGCAGCGCAACCGCCGCGAGCGGAGCAACAACAGCAACCGCCGCGAGCGCGACCGCGGCCGGGGCGGCGAGGGCGGCGGCGAGCGCCAGCAGAACCCCGGCGGCGGCCAGAACCAGAGCGGCTCCGGCGGCTCCGGCGGCGGCGACGACTTCGACGACCGCCGCGGCGGCAACCGGCGCACCCGGGACCGCAACCGCGGCCGCGAGGACCGGCAGAACCGCCGCAACCGCAACCGCGGCGAGGGCGGCTCGGACGTCGACACCACGATCAGCGACGACGACGTCCTGATCCCGGTCGGCGGCATCGTCGACATCCTGGACAACTACGCCTTCGTGCGGACCTCCGGCTACCTGCCCGGCCCGGACGACGTCTACGTCTCGCTGGCCATGGTCCGCAAGAACGGCCTGCGCAAGGGCGACGCGGTCACCGGTGTGATCCGCGCCCCGCAGGACGGGGAGCGCCGGGAGAAGTTCAACGCCCTGGTGCGGCTGGACTCGATCAACGGCCTGGAGCCGGCGGCGTCCCGGCAGCGTCCGGAGTTCAACAAGCTCACCCCGCTGTACCCGCAGGACCGGCTCCGCCTGGAGACCGAGTCCAACATCCTGACCACGCGCATCATCGACATGATCGCGCCGATCGGCAAGGGCCAGCGCGGTCTGATCGTGGCCCCGCCCAAGACCGGCAAGACCATGATCATGCAGGCCATCGCCAACGCGATCACCCAGAACAACCCCGAGTGCCACCTGATGGTGGTGCTGGTGGACGAGCGGCCCGAAGAGGTCACCGACATGCAGCGCTCGGTGAAGGGCGAGGTCATCGCCTCGACCTTCGACCGGCCGGCCGACGACCACACCACGGTGGCCGAGCTGGCCATCGAGCGGGCCAAGCGGCTGGTGGAGCTCGGCCACGACGTCATCATCCTGCTGGACTCGATCACCCGTCTGGGCCGCGCCTACAACACCAGCGCCCCGGCCTCCGGCCGCATCCTCACCGGCGGTATGGACAGCCAGGCGATGTACCCGCCGAAGAAGTTCTTCGGCGCGGCGCGCAACATCGAGAACGGCGGCTCGCTGACCATCCTGGCCACCGCGCTGGTGGAGACCGGCTCGCGGCTGGACGAGGTGATCTTCGAGGAGTTCAAGGGCACCGGCAACATGGAGCTGCGGCTGGACCGCAAGCTGGCCGACAAGCGCATCTTCCCGGCGGTCGACGTCGACCCGTCGAGCACCCGCAAGGAGGAGCTGCTGCTGGGCGCCGAGGAGCTCAGCATCGTCTGGAAGCTCCGCCGCGTCCTGCACGCGCTGGACCAGCAGCAGGCCATGGAGCTGCTGCTGGACCGGATGAAGAAGACCAAGTCGAACGCCGAGTTCCTGATGACGATCCAGAAGACGGCGGTCGGTCCGCAGGAGTAACGGTTTCTTCGAGAAGTCAGTAAGGTGGCCGGGGTGACGATCACCCCGGCCTCTTACCCTTACGGTCCCCATCCCTCCCAGGTCGGCGAGCTGTTCGTGCCGGAGGGTGCGGGGCCGTTCCCGGTTGTGGTGCTGATCCACGGCGGGTTCTGGCGCACCCCCTTCGACCGCGAGCTGATGGATCCGCTGGCCGAGGATCTGGCCGAGCGCGGCTTCGCGGCCTGGAACATCGACTACCGCCGGGTCGGCGACGGCGGAGGCGGCGAGTCCTGGCGGGTGACGCTGGACGACGTCGCCGCCTCGCTGGACCAGTTGGGGGCGCTGTCCGCGGAGCACCCGCTGGACACCGACCGCACCGCCCTGGTCGGGCACTCGGCCGGCGGGCACCTGGCGCTGTGGCTGTCCTCGGAGTTCCAGGTCGCGGCCGCCGTCTCGCAGGCCGGAGTGGCCAACCTCTATGACGCGGCGAACGAGCGGCTGGGCGTGGGCTCGGCGCGCGAGGGCCTGGGGGTCCTGGACGTGCCGGCCACCATGGAGTTCCTCGGCGGCAGCCCGGAGGAGGTCCCGGACCGCTACGCGGCGGCCTCGCCCTCGGCGCTGCTGCCGCTGGAGACCCCGCTGCTGCTGGTGCACGGCGACGAGGACGACCGGGTGCCGGTGAGCATGTCCCGGAACTTCGCCGACGCCGCCCGGGAGGCTGGGGACGAGGTCGAGCTCGCCGAGTTCGCGGGCATGGGGCACTTCGAGGTGCTGGACCCGAAACACGCCAGCTGGGGCCGGACGCTGGAGTTCCTGGAGCGGGTGCTCGGGAGCGTGGAATAA is a window from the Catenulispora sp. GP43 genome containing:
- the thrB gene encoding homoserine kinase, which encodes MPSPVFRAAPVRVRVPATSANLGPGFDSLGLALGLYDEVMVRIADSGLKVDVAGEGADTVARDEGHLVVRAMRAAFDRLGARPPGLELVCANRIPHARGLGSSAAAICAGIVAARALTVGATLSDDAVLQLATEMEGHPDNVAACLRGGFTIAWLDQAGEISDAAAASARVLSIVPDPAVRAVAFVPADGLSTEVARGLLPKLVPHEAAARNAGRAALLSAALIGGRTDLLLAATQDRLHQDYRAPAMPASAALIAELRAAGHAAVVSGAGPTVLVLTTEDQVQAVIEAGGKAAPAGWQALGLAVDSAGAVSLSSTEGAGRGLDSDRSDGSERGSNPRHGGL
- the thrC gene encoding threonine synthase, with the protein product MAWRGVIEEYRQWLPVDAGTPVVTLGEGGTPLLPAPRLSALTGCEVFIKVEGMNPTGSFKDRGMTTAISLAKQAGAEAVVCASTGNTSSSAAAYAVRGGLKPVVLVPAGKIALGKLAQALAHGATQLPVQGNFDDCLRLARELAAKYPVALVNSVNPVRLHGQKTAAFEVVDVLGDAPDIHALPVGNAGNISAYWLGYQEYAKEGQASHTPRMFGFQAAGAAPLVHGAPVEHPDTIATAIRIGNPASWDLAVAAREDSDGVIEAVTDEEILAAHRVLSAEEGVFVEPASAAGVAGILKLAQAGRLESGKRIVVTVTGHGLKDPEWAVKAAPPLPEAVPADVTAVAEALSLS
- the rho gene encoding transcription termination factor Rho; this encodes MSDTTTESPATAPAGRAGKGLSSMLLPELQAYAVSLGITGTARMRKGQLVEAIQEKNSGGAAKAEPAAAAPARTTARRTRSNTAAAAEKAAAEQSQTSEVRADIPEQPQRERAEKAPAEAAARTERTERTERTERAERGDRTERASKAAESAVAVAEGQATPAAATATATAEAPSGQANPGGQGEGDQQRNRRERSNNSNRRERDRGRGGEGGGERQQNPGGGQNQSGSGGSGGGDDFDDRRGGNRRTRDRNRGREDRQNRRNRNRGEGGSDVDTTISDDDVLIPVGGIVDILDNYAFVRTSGYLPGPDDVYVSLAMVRKNGLRKGDAVTGVIRAPQDGERREKFNALVRLDSINGLEPAASRQRPEFNKLTPLYPQDRLRLETESNILTTRIIDMIAPIGKGQRGLIVAPPKTGKTMIMQAIANAITQNNPECHLMVVLVDERPEEVTDMQRSVKGEVIASTFDRPADDHTTVAELAIERAKRLVELGHDVIILLDSITRLGRAYNTSAPASGRILTGGMDSQAMYPPKKFFGAARNIENGGSLTILATALVETGSRLDEVIFEEFKGTGNMELRLDRKLADKRIFPAVDVDPSSTRKEELLLGAEELSIVWKLRRVLHALDQQQAMELLLDRMKKTKSNAEFLMTIQKTAVGPQE
- a CDS encoding alpha/beta hydrolase family protein, encoding MTITPASYPYGPHPSQVGELFVPEGAGPFPVVVLIHGGFWRTPFDRELMDPLAEDLAERGFAAWNIDYRRVGDGGGGESWRVTLDDVAASLDQLGALSAEHPLDTDRTALVGHSAGGHLALWLSSEFQVAAAVSQAGVANLYDAANERLGVGSAREGLGVLDVPATMEFLGGSPEEVPDRYAAASPSALLPLETPLLLVHGDEDDRVPVSMSRNFADAAREAGDEVELAEFAGMGHFEVLDPKHASWGRTLEFLERVLGSVE